Proteins found in one Lutimonas zeaxanthinifaciens genomic segment:
- a CDS encoding bifunctional folylpolyglutamate synthase/dihydrofolate synthase, producing the protein MNYAETLAWMFSRLPMYQRQGSTAFKKDLTNIKAFCEHLGNPHLSFKSIHVAGTNGKGSTSHMISSVLQTAGYKTGLYTSPHLKDFRERIRIDGVPVDQQWVVHFIDKHKRFLEQQGLSFFELTVGMAFEFFASQKVDIAVVEVGLGGRLDSTNILNPLISVITNIGLDHTQFLGETHEEIAFEKGGIIKENIPVIIGEFQRNVMPVFKEIAGTLDAPIYIAEHLVNDPCQTDLLGFYQQKNCKTAVQALSLLKDHDFDISDDQIIQGLLNVASNTGLKGRWQILGTNPKIVCDTAHNREGLAVVMDQLSKEKYKNLHIVLGVVNDKDLGTILSLFPKKATYYFCKPDIPRGLNAEDLKNQSKEFNLLGDVFDSVSSAFNSALLKASSKDFIYVGGSTFVVAELDL; encoded by the coding sequence TTGAACTACGCAGAAACTTTGGCCTGGATGTTTTCGAGGCTACCGATGTATCAAAGGCAGGGAAGCACAGCATTCAAGAAAGATCTTACCAATATCAAGGCCTTCTGCGAGCATCTGGGAAACCCACATTTGTCTTTTAAAAGTATTCATGTTGCCGGTACGAATGGTAAGGGATCCACGAGCCATATGATTTCATCTGTATTACAGACTGCAGGATACAAAACAGGACTTTATACTTCACCTCATTTAAAGGATTTTAGAGAGAGAATAAGAATTGACGGCGTTCCGGTTGATCAGCAGTGGGTGGTTCATTTTATAGATAAACACAAAAGGTTTTTAGAGCAACAAGGGCTTTCTTTTTTTGAACTGACCGTAGGGATGGCGTTTGAGTTTTTTGCGAGTCAGAAAGTCGATATAGCAGTTGTTGAAGTGGGGCTCGGGGGAAGGCTTGATTCAACGAATATTTTGAATCCATTGATTTCCGTCATTACGAATATTGGTCTTGATCATACCCAGTTTCTTGGAGAAACACATGAAGAAATAGCCTTTGAAAAGGGAGGTATCATCAAAGAGAATATACCTGTAATTATTGGGGAGTTTCAAAGAAATGTGATGCCTGTCTTTAAAGAAATTGCAGGAACTTTAGATGCTCCAATTTATATCGCAGAACATTTGGTAAACGATCCTTGTCAAACGGATTTACTTGGTTTCTATCAGCAAAAGAATTGCAAAACTGCAGTTCAAGCTTTGAGTCTTCTTAAAGATCACGATTTTGATATCAGCGATGACCAAATCATTCAAGGACTTTTAAATGTAGCATCCAATACAGGATTAAAGGGGAGGTGGCAAATTCTGGGAACCAACCCGAAAATTGTTTGTGATACGGCCCATAACAGAGAAGGCCTGGCAGTTGTCATGGATCAACTGAGTAAGGAGAAGTATAAGAATTTACACATCGTTCTGGGTGTGGTAAATGATAAAGACCTGGGAACAATTTTGTCACTTTTCCCAAAAAAGGCCACTTATTATTTTTGTAAACCCGATATTCCCAGAGGTTTGAATGCTGAAGATTTAAAAAATCAGTCAAAGGAATTCAATTTATTGGGAGATGTATTTGATTCGGTTTCCAGTGCCTTTAATTCGGCTCTTCTGAAAGCTTCTTCAAAAGATTTTATTTATGTGGGTGGAAGTACTTTCGTGGTTGCCGAACTAGACCTGTAA
- a CDS encoding MotA/TolQ/ExbB proton channel family protein has protein sequence MAIALLQDSQATPENLEEVVSEEKTLSIFNLIMEGGLGGQIIIALLFVLLLVALYIYFERFLAIKAASRIDKNYMNQIRDNILGGNIEAAKILSQSNKTPVARLIEKGISRIGKPLDDINTAIENAGKLEIYKLERNVSVLATIAGAAPMIGFLGTVIGMIVAIHEIANSGGQIDIKMLSDGLYTAMTTTVAGLIVGIIAYIAYNHIIVRTNKVVYQMEANSLEFLDLLNEPV, from the coding sequence ATGGCTATAGCATTACTTCAGGATTCCCAAGCTACTCCTGAAAACCTCGAAGAAGTTGTTTCAGAAGAAAAAACTCTGTCTATTTTTAATTTGATCATGGAAGGCGGACTGGGCGGACAGATCATTATTGCCCTGTTATTCGTTCTTCTTTTGGTGGCACTTTACATTTATTTTGAACGTTTTCTGGCCATAAAGGCAGCCAGCAGAATCGATAAGAATTACATGAACCAGATACGGGATAATATTCTTGGCGGAAATATTGAGGCGGCCAAGATTTTAAGTCAAAGTAATAAGACTCCTGTGGCAAGGCTGATTGAAAAAGGTATTTCGAGAATCGGTAAGCCTCTTGATGATATCAATACTGCCATTGAAAATGCAGGAAAATTGGAAATTTACAAACTGGAACGGAATGTCAGCGTTTTGGCCACAATTGCAGGAGCGGCTCCAATGATCGGATTTTTAGGTACGGTTATCGGAATGATCGTAGCGATTCATGAAATTGCGAATTCCGGAGGCCAGATCGATATCAAGATGCTGAGTGATGGGTTGTATACCGCCATGACAACCACGGTTGCCGGTCTTATTGTGGGAATCATCGCCTACATTGCTTACAACCATATCATTGTAAGAACCAACAAAGTGGTCTATCAAATGGAAGCCAACTCACTGGAGTTCCTGGATCTTTTGAACGAACCCGTATAA
- the nhaD gene encoding sodium:proton antiporter NhaD, with translation MESLVIIVFVLGYLAITLEHNLKIDKLIPALGMMAVSWALISLGHLEVFEVNTEELRLEPSHLDEILLHHLGKTAEILIFLIGAMTIVEIIDYFNGFSAIKDFVRTNSKVKLLWIFSILAFILSAIIDNLTATIVLITILRKIIKTRDDRLWFAGLIVIAANAGGAWSPIGDVTTTMLWIGDKVTTLNLIKFLFIPSLLCMVVPALVASKLPAFKGNIEQLEDTDEGGVDEYSKIMLYLGLSAIVFVPVFKTVTHLPPYVGMMLSLAVVAVFAEIYSSARISLTSVDLDSDAAGHHSPVHKALSGIELPSILFFLGILMAVAALESLGILFNFANQMNNTVPMLGTEPNIENYNVSDLVVMLMGVASAVIDNVPLVAASIGMFSDPQDSPLWHFIAYSAGTGGSMLIIGSAAGVVAMGMEKINFFWYLKKISWLALIGFVVGAVTFMFMRSIL, from the coding sequence ATGGAATCACTTGTCATTATCGTTTTCGTATTAGGATACCTTGCAATTACTCTTGAACACAATTTAAAAATCGATAAACTGATTCCCGCCCTGGGTATGATGGCTGTGAGTTGGGCATTGATTTCATTGGGCCACCTGGAGGTTTTTGAGGTAAATACAGAAGAGTTAAGGCTTGAGCCATCTCACCTTGATGAAATATTACTGCACCATTTAGGTAAAACTGCCGAGATTTTGATCTTTCTTATTGGTGCCATGACCATCGTAGAGATCATTGATTATTTTAACGGTTTCTCAGCCATTAAGGATTTTGTAAGAACGAATTCCAAGGTAAAACTGCTTTGGATTTTCTCAATTCTGGCTTTTATTCTTTCTGCAATTATTGATAACCTCACTGCAACCATCGTATTGATAACCATTCTTAGGAAGATCATTAAGACCCGTGATGACAGGCTTTGGTTTGCAGGTTTGATTGTGATAGCCGCAAATGCCGGAGGTGCCTGGTCACCTATTGGTGATGTAACAACCACCATGTTATGGATCGGTGATAAAGTTACCACGTTGAACCTGATCAAATTCCTCTTTATTCCGTCTTTACTTTGTATGGTGGTGCCGGCTTTGGTTGCATCAAAGCTGCCCGCTTTTAAAGGAAATATTGAACAGTTAGAAGATACTGATGAAGGTGGCGTGGATGAATACAGTAAGATTATGCTGTACCTGGGTCTGAGCGCTATTGTTTTTGTTCCTGTTTTTAAAACGGTTACTCATTTACCGCCTTATGTGGGAATGATGTTGTCGCTTGCCGTTGTTGCTGTTTTTGCCGAAATATACTCCAGTGCACGAATTTCCCTGACAAGTGTTGATTTGGATTCGGATGCGGCAGGTCATCACAGTCCGGTACATAAGGCCTTATCAGGTATAGAATTGCCTAGTATTCTTTTCTTCCTGGGGATTTTAATGGCTGTGGCGGCGCTGGAATCACTTGGTATCCTGTTTAATTTTGCCAATCAGATGAATAATACGGTACCCATGCTGGGAACCGAGCCGAATATAGAAAATTACAACGTGTCCGACCTCGTCGTTATGTTGATGGGTGTGGCTTCTGCTGTAATTGATAATGTTCCTTTAGTGGCTGCGAGTATAGGTATGTTCTCTGATCCCCAGGACAGTCCGTTATGGCATTTCATTGCTTATTCTGCCGGAACCGGTGGGAGCATGCTGATCATTGGGTCCGCTGCAGGTGTAGTTGCCATGGGAATGGAAAAAATCAATTTTTTCTGGTATTTAAAGAAGATTTCATGGCTTGCTCTGATCGGATTTGTTGTTGGAGCAGTGACTTTTATGTTCATGAGAAGCATACTTTAA
- a CDS encoding TIGR01777 family oxidoreductase, which produces MSLKVLVTGGTGAVGKELCAYLTDQNFEVSILSRSKNENSNYKSYLWDYKHSLIDKKALKNCDYIVHLVGAGIADSRWTPERKREILDSRIKTTSLILKALSGMNHKVKAIISASAVGYYGQINSDKTFVENDAPGTDFVAKVCKKWEEESRKFEAIGIRSVQLRIGIVLMKKGGALEKMAQPFKYNVGAILASGKQIIPWIHIEDLIKMIHQGIQSTEMRGPYNACSPQPVDNSTFSKLLAKTLGKPIWLPNIPGFVLKIILGKRSVLATRGSRVSSEKISDTGFKFSYPELEPALSDLLN; this is translated from the coding sequence ATGTCTTTAAAGGTTTTGGTTACAGGTGGTACGGGTGCAGTTGGTAAGGAATTATGCGCCTATCTTACCGATCAGAATTTTGAGGTCAGCATCCTGAGCCGAAGCAAAAACGAAAATTCGAACTACAAAAGCTATCTATGGGATTACAAGCATTCCCTGATCGATAAAAAAGCGCTGAAAAACTGTGACTATATAGTCCATCTGGTTGGTGCAGGAATTGCAGATTCAAGATGGACTCCCGAAAGGAAGAGGGAAATTCTTGACAGTCGGATAAAAACAACCTCCCTTATACTCAAGGCACTTTCGGGCATGAATCATAAGGTTAAAGCGATCATCTCAGCCTCTGCCGTTGGCTATTACGGACAAATCAACTCCGATAAAACTTTTGTTGAAAATGATGCTCCCGGAACAGATTTTGTCGCAAAGGTATGTAAGAAATGGGAGGAGGAAAGTAGAAAATTTGAGGCTATTGGAATCAGGTCCGTGCAACTCAGAATTGGCATTGTTTTAATGAAAAAAGGTGGGGCACTTGAAAAAATGGCACAACCCTTTAAGTATAATGTTGGCGCCATATTGGCTTCAGGGAAACAAATTATCCCCTGGATACATATAGAAGATCTCATTAAAATGATCCATCAGGGAATTCAATCGACTGAAATGCGAGGGCCCTACAATGCCTGTTCACCACAACCGGTTGATAACAGCACTTTTTCAAAACTCCTTGCAAAAACCTTAGGAAAACCTATTTGGCTCCCAAACATTCCCGGTTTTGTTTTAAAAATAATTTTAGGTAAAAGGTCCGTTCTCGCAACCCGTGGCAGCAGGGTCTCTTCAGAGAAGATTTCTGACACCGGATTCAAATTTAGTTATCCCGAATTAGAACCCGCTTTAAGCGATCTATTGAATTAA
- a CDS encoding Glu/Leu/Phe/Val dehydrogenase dimerization domain-containing protein, whose translation MKELLKKYENKAPEIVFHWRDRETEAEGWTVINSLRGGAAGGGTRMRKGLDMNEVLSLAKTMEVKFTVSGPSIGGAKSGINFDPNDPRKRGVLERWYKAVTPLLKHYYGTGGDLNVDEINDVIPLTENSGVWHPQEGVFNGHFKPTEAEKINRIGQLRHGVIKVIEDKNYSPDLTKKYTIADMLTGFGVAQAVKHYYDLYGGDIAGKKAIVQGFGNVGSAAAYYLTQLGAKVVGIIDRVGGVINEEGYDMEEVRSMFLNKRGNMLVAEEMIPFEEINKTIWSIPAEIFIPAAASRLVTKKQVEQMIDAGLEVISPGANVPFADPEIFFGSIMEFTDQKISLLPDFISNCGIARLFAYLMESQIELPMSDHAIFEDTSNTIRTALEKTHRLHPYRTNICRTAFEIALQQLV comes from the coding sequence ATGAAAGAATTATTAAAAAAGTATGAGAATAAAGCTCCTGAAATCGTATTTCACTGGAGAGACAGGGAGACAGAAGCCGAGGGTTGGACCGTAATCAATTCCTTAAGAGGAGGAGCTGCAGGAGGTGGGACCCGAATGCGAAAAGGACTCGATATGAATGAGGTACTCTCGCTTGCCAAAACGATGGAAGTCAAATTTACCGTCTCAGGTCCAAGTATTGGTGGAGCAAAATCAGGTATAAATTTTGACCCCAATGACCCCAGAAAAAGAGGGGTGCTTGAAAGGTGGTATAAGGCGGTGACCCCATTGCTAAAGCATTATTATGGAACAGGTGGTGACCTTAATGTTGATGAGATCAACGATGTAATCCCATTGACAGAGAATTCGGGTGTATGGCACCCCCAGGAAGGCGTTTTTAACGGACATTTTAAACCCACTGAAGCAGAAAAGATCAACAGGATCGGACAATTACGTCATGGTGTGATCAAAGTTATTGAGGATAAAAATTATTCCCCGGATCTGACCAAAAAATATACTATTGCGGATATGCTAACCGGATTTGGAGTGGCCCAGGCTGTTAAACATTATTATGATCTGTACGGAGGAGATATAGCAGGTAAAAAAGCCATTGTGCAAGGATTTGGTAATGTCGGTTCGGCAGCGGCATATTACCTGACCCAGCTTGGGGCCAAAGTTGTTGGAATCATTGATCGTGTTGGAGGAGTTATTAATGAGGAGGGATATGATATGGAGGAAGTCAGATCCATGTTTTTGAACAAGAGAGGAAACATGCTGGTTGCCGAGGAAATGATTCCATTTGAGGAGATCAATAAAACGATCTGGTCCATCCCTGCTGAAATATTTATACCTGCCGCGGCTTCCAGGCTGGTAACCAAGAAACAGGTGGAGCAAATGATCGATGCAGGCCTGGAGGTAATTTCTCCGGGTGCCAATGTACCTTTTGCGGATCCTGAAATATTCTTCGGTTCTATCATGGAGTTTACGGATCAAAAGATAAGTTTGCTGCCTGATTTTATTTCTAATTGCGGAATTGCCAGATTGTTTGCCTACCTGATGGAATCACAGATCGAACTTCCAATGAGCGATCATGCCATATTTGAAGATACTTCAAATACTATAAGAACCGCTTTGGAAAAAACACACAGATTGCATCCTTATCGAACAAATATTTGCAGAACTGCTTTTGAAATTGCACTTCAGCAACTTGTGTGA
- a CDS encoding anhydro-N-acetylmuramic acid kinase, protein MEIKNWYVIGIMSGTSLDGVDLAYVKISRNSGYDFELLQTESLEYSELWKNKLQGAFTISGEKLTELDAEYGIFLADQVRKFIAKRNIKKVDFLASHGHTIFHDPQKNYTLQIGSGAHLAARSGYKVICDFRVQDVALGGQGAPLVPIGDKLLFGTYDFCLNIGGFANISFDLGSERIAYDICPANIVLNHYTRSRGLDYDDKGQVASQGQINKGLLDELNNLEFYLQQRPKSLGYEFVEEMILPIIENYGLSFKDILRTYNEHIALQIANEIDSKSKILNKDNSTVLITGGGAYNDFMIRRISELSKAEIKLPSNQLIEFKEALIFALLGVLKEQEEINCLKSVTGACMDHSSGVVYGSKLK, encoded by the coding sequence ATGGAGATAAAAAATTGGTATGTTATTGGAATTATGAGCGGAACCTCATTAGATGGGGTTGATTTAGCATATGTTAAAATTAGTCGAAATTCAGGATATGATTTTGAATTATTGCAAACAGAATCGCTGGAATATTCAGAATTATGGAAAAATAAATTACAGGGCGCTTTTACAATTTCAGGAGAAAAACTAACAGAGCTGGATGCTGAGTACGGAATTTTTTTAGCGGATCAGGTGAGGAAATTTATAGCGAAAAGAAACATAAAAAAAGTTGATTTTTTGGCTTCTCACGGACATACTATTTTTCATGATCCACAGAAGAATTATACACTTCAAATCGGAAGTGGTGCTCATCTTGCCGCGCGATCCGGATACAAGGTAATTTGTGATTTCAGAGTCCAGGATGTCGCCCTTGGAGGACAAGGTGCACCTCTAGTGCCCATAGGTGATAAATTGTTGTTCGGCACTTACGATTTTTGTCTGAATATAGGTGGTTTTGCCAACATCTCCTTCGATCTTGGCTCTGAAAGAATCGCTTATGATATTTGTCCGGCAAACATCGTGCTCAATCATTACACCCGATCAAGGGGCTTGGATTACGATGATAAGGGCCAGGTTGCTTCTCAAGGACAGATCAACAAGGGTTTACTGGATGAATTGAATAATCTGGAGTTTTACCTTCAGCAGCGTCCAAAGTCTTTAGGTTATGAGTTTGTGGAGGAAATGATTTTGCCAATAATTGAAAATTATGGGCTATCCTTTAAAGATATTCTAAGGACTTATAATGAACATATAGCCTTACAAATAGCCAATGAAATCGATTCGAAATCGAAAATTTTAAATAAAGATAATTCAACAGTCTTGATCACTGGAGGAGGGGCCTATAATGATTTTATGATACGAAGAATATCAGAACTGTCAAAGGCGGAAATTAAATTGCCATCCAATCAACTCATAGAATTCAAAGAGGCATTAATCTTTGCCTTATTGGGAGTTTTAAAAGAGCAGGAGGAAATCAATTGTTTGAAAAGTGTAACCGGTGCCTGCATGGACCACAGCAGTGGGGTTGTTTATGGTTCCAAATTAAAATGA
- a CDS encoding acyl-CoA dehydrogenase translates to MDFTLTEEQIMIRDAARDFARNELLPGVIERDEKQEFPHEQIRKMGELGFLGMMTDPKYGGGGMDTVSYVLAMEEISKIDASASVVMSVNNSLVCWGLETFGTEEQKQKYLVPLAMGEIIGAFCLSEPEAGSDATSQKTTAIDKGDHYIVNGTKNWITNGGTASVYLVICQTDVEKGHKGINALIIEKDTEGFVVGPKENKLGIRGSDTHSLMFNNVKVPKENRIGEDGFGFKFAMKTLAGGRIGIAAQALGIASGAYELALQYSKERKAFGKEISKHQAIAFKLADMATEIEVARLLCLKAACDKDEHNNYDQSGAMAKLYAAEMAMRNTVEAVQIHGGYGFVKEYHVERLMRDAKITQIYEGTSEIQKIVISRALLK, encoded by the coding sequence ATGGATTTTACCCTTACTGAAGAACAGATTATGATTCGGGATGCAGCCCGTGATTTTGCCCGAAATGAATTACTTCCCGGAGTAATTGAACGAGATGAAAAACAGGAATTCCCACATGAGCAAATCAGGAAAATGGGAGAGCTTGGATTTTTAGGTATGATGACCGATCCTAAATACGGGGGAGGCGGCATGGATACCGTTTCTTACGTTCTGGCCATGGAAGAAATTTCTAAAATAGACGCATCTGCTTCAGTCGTAATGTCTGTGAACAATTCTTTGGTATGCTGGGGATTGGAAACCTTCGGAACCGAAGAGCAAAAACAAAAATACCTTGTTCCATTGGCTATGGGCGAAATTATAGGTGCGTTTTGCCTTAGTGAACCGGAAGCCGGAAGTGATGCTACTTCACAAAAAACGACAGCGATTGATAAGGGAGATCATTACATCGTGAACGGAACAAAAAACTGGATCACTAATGGAGGAACGGCAAGTGTTTACCTGGTGATTTGTCAGACGGATGTTGAAAAAGGCCATAAAGGGATAAATGCCCTGATCATTGAAAAAGACACGGAAGGGTTTGTCGTAGGACCAAAAGAAAATAAATTAGGCATCAGGGGTTCCGATACCCATTCATTGATGTTCAACAATGTAAAGGTCCCTAAAGAGAATAGAATAGGTGAAGACGGATTTGGTTTCAAATTTGCGATGAAAACATTGGCTGGCGGAAGAATCGGTATTGCGGCGCAGGCCCTTGGTATTGCCTCAGGAGCCTACGAACTGGCCTTGCAATATTCAAAGGAACGAAAAGCCTTCGGTAAGGAAATAAGCAAGCATCAGGCAATTGCCTTCAAACTTGCTGACATGGCAACGGAAATTGAGGTTGCACGGCTTCTTTGCCTGAAAGCTGCCTGTGATAAAGATGAACATAACAACTACGATCAATCAGGTGCCATGGCAAAATTATATGCTGCTGAAATGGCCATGAGAAACACAGTTGAAGCCGTTCAGATCCATGGCGGTTATGGTTTTGTCAAGGAGTATCATGTTGAACGGCTGATGCGAGATGCTAAGATCACTCAGATCTACGAGGGAACTTCTGAAATTCAGAAGATCGTAATTTCCAGAGCGCTTCTGAAATAA
- a CDS encoding ExbD/TolR family protein — MDIRGRNKINPNFNMSSMTDIVFLLLIFFMLTSTLVTVNALDIILPKAQGKTENKKSTAVSITKKLNYYIDKKRVKESEVEKYLLDKVKDNEQPTIVLRAEEGVPIEKAVKVLDIANRNKIKVVLAVRPK; from the coding sequence ATGGATATAAGAGGAAGAAATAAAATAAATCCAAATTTCAATATGTCGTCAATGACGGATATTGTTTTTTTGCTTTTGATCTTTTTTATGCTGACATCGACTTTGGTTACCGTAAATGCACTTGATATCATTTTACCAAAGGCTCAGGGTAAAACCGAGAATAAAAAGTCAACAGCGGTCAGCATAACCAAAAAACTCAATTATTATATTGACAAAAAGAGGGTAAAGGAAAGCGAAGTTGAAAAGTATTTGCTCGATAAAGTCAAGGATAATGAACAACCTACCATTGTTTTACGTGCTGAAGAAGGGGTTCCTATTGAAAAAGCAGTAAAAGTTCTTGATATCGCCAATCGAAACAAGATCAAGGTGGTATTGGCCGTAAGGCCCAAATAA
- a CDS encoding energy transducer TonB: protein MAFLDTPYKRKSAVLTSVIAVLLLILLFVVGLTYFDPPKEFGIAVNFGTTDYGSGNQQPTEALKPASQSEPEPEPENTPVEEIQEEVLEEAAASESQAEESSEDVMTQVNEEAIALKKREEAKRKAEAEAKAEADRIAEAKRKAEAERQAEIERQRIAEQQRIEKQRAEEAAKRKNLDALMGGFSDTDGKADGGEGDDDKTGDKGKVTGDPNAPGYYGVGGDGTGGNYRLGNRKALNKPKPEYDCNEEGRVVVSISVDQSGRVVSAEPGIKGTTNSAQCLLNRAKEAALKTKFNADSKAPAKQIGAIIYNFSLSE, encoded by the coding sequence ATGGCATTTTTAGATACTCCATATAAAAGAAAATCTGCAGTGTTAACATCTGTTATTGCTGTGCTGCTTTTGATTTTATTGTTTGTTGTCGGCCTTACTTATTTTGACCCACCCAAAGAATTTGGCATTGCCGTTAATTTTGGAACCACTGATTACGGGAGTGGAAACCAACAACCTACAGAGGCACTTAAACCGGCAAGTCAATCTGAGCCGGAACCGGAACCGGAAAATACCCCGGTTGAAGAAATTCAGGAAGAAGTTCTGGAAGAAGCAGCTGCCAGTGAATCCCAGGCTGAAGAAAGTTCAGAAGATGTGATGACCCAGGTCAATGAGGAAGCAATCGCTTTAAAGAAAAGAGAAGAGGCAAAACGGAAAGCAGAGGCAGAGGCCAAGGCAGAAGCGGATCGAATTGCGGAAGCAAAAAGAAAGGCTGAAGCGGAACGGCAGGCGGAAATCGAGCGACAACGAATTGCGGAACAACAAAGAATCGAAAAGCAGAGAGCTGAGGAAGCGGCTAAAAGAAAAAATCTTGATGCGCTTATGGGCGGTTTTAGCGATACCGATGGAAAGGCAGACGGGGGAGAAGGTGACGATGATAAAACGGGTGATAAAGGAAAAGTAACTGGAGATCCAAATGCCCCTGGCTATTATGGTGTTGGAGGAGATGGAACTGGTGGTAATTACCGCTTAGGGAACAGAAAGGCCTTGAATAAACCAAAGCCTGAATATGATTGCAATGAAGAAGGTAGGGTAGTAGTTTCAATTTCTGTTGATCAGTCCGGCCGCGTCGTTTCAGCAGAACCAGGAATAAAGGGGACTACAAATTCAGCACAGTGTCTGTTAAATAGAGCTAAAGAAGCTGCGCTCAAAACAAAATTTAATGCAGACAGTAAGGCACCCGCAAAGCAAATTGGAGCAATTATCTATAATTTTTCATTATCTGAATAA